In Verrucomicrobiota bacterium, a genomic segment contains:
- a CDS encoding efflux RND transporter permease subunit, giving the protein MSLVKFALKNPFGILAVVLGLSFLGVAVYPQITADILPDFKKPVIMSYFSYRGLPTVEMEKSVTSRVERALTLAGKRERIESRTMPGAALLKVTFEAGADASAAMNDIFNYELSDIFHLPPGIEFPFTMRSEPSNMPVMLGAISGEGLSESQLYTIGYYAVRNKMGGLKGVQIPHPFGGKFRQIMTYLEPSKLEAHNLTFTDVVDALARQNLVMAGGSLKIGDFEYQVHPVNTLQTTKDIDDVVVAMRDGQPIFIRDLGETKDDAELQYNIVRVNGSRSVYVPLLREPGENTIQVVDRIREGIASEIPAMKARGEIPEVTQVDLVSDQSTYIRSAISNLKSQVILGAILVVIIVVFFLRKLRASIAILLMLPLSILIGVLGFFFTGETINVMTLGGLALAVGTVVDAGIVVVENIMRHRAMGKDAMTAAGDGTQEVAAPVLAGTITTLAVFVPAIFLSGMIKFLFLPLSLAAVITIAASYFIAMTVAPTYCARFLGKNKSEATGQSDDAEYSSRGFYAGTLHKAMRGGFLTVAAIVGATAGCFLLIPALGSELFPDVDAGTFEVRIKTIPGTRLEKTEELVAQIEDSIKETIAEGEVQSIISNIGMPVGKGAGFSTILSSNSGPDTAYIIVNLVNESRSSSTLDYVKELRAKWAKEFPQEKFLFVTGGIVNAALNEGAPAPIDIEIKMGSLDAGRDAAEAIEAAVQGIPGAVDIQIAQMLDYPQLDIEVDRTKAAFYGLTQEEVAKNVLTAYGSSASIQSMIWVDPNSGTDFFIGVQLGDNEADSLDELRSLPLRIQTDEGPSTIPLSSIATLKRVNIPGEIAHADISRVNNVYINVEDRDLGSVVKDVEKRLKDVVLPPGVTVSLQGPVMIMREGISKLGFGLIVACLLVFLVLMAQFKSFVDPLIIMLAVPLAMAGAILMLFLTDTNLNIQSLMGALMLIGVVVNNSILLVEFANLQLQQGKTPFEAAYIAARIRLRPIIMTSLTLIASLAPFAFSLLPGNEAMVPLARAVIGGMLVSAVLTLVLIPCVFALIKKTPALNLQSQPAL; this is encoded by the coding sequence ATGAGCTTAGTAAAATTTGCCCTTAAAAATCCATTTGGCATTCTGGCCGTTGTCTTGGGATTATCCTTTCTCGGTGTTGCGGTTTATCCGCAGATTACTGCTGATATTCTACCGGATTTCAAAAAACCGGTGATCATGAGTTACTTCTCCTATCGCGGCCTGCCGACCGTGGAGATGGAGAAGTCGGTAACTTCCCGTGTGGAACGTGCCTTGACCCTGGCCGGTAAACGCGAACGTATCGAGTCTCGCACCATGCCGGGCGCCGCATTGTTGAAGGTAACTTTTGAAGCGGGAGCTGATGCGTCCGCGGCGATGAACGATATCTTCAACTATGAGTTGAGCGATATTTTCCACTTGCCACCAGGTATTGAGTTTCCGTTCACCATGCGTAGCGAGCCTTCCAATATGCCAGTCATGCTGGGCGCTATCTCAGGTGAAGGGTTAAGCGAGTCTCAGCTGTATACCATCGGTTATTATGCTGTCAGAAATAAAATGGGTGGTCTGAAGGGCGTGCAGATTCCTCACCCTTTTGGTGGAAAATTCCGTCAAATCATGACCTACCTTGAGCCTTCCAAGCTCGAAGCACACAATCTGACTTTTACGGACGTGGTCGACGCCTTGGCTCGTCAGAATCTGGTCATGGCAGGTGGTAGTCTGAAGATTGGAGATTTTGAATATCAGGTTCACCCGGTAAATACCTTACAAACGACCAAAGATATCGACGACGTAGTCGTAGCCATGCGGGACGGGCAGCCAATATTTATCAGGGACCTCGGCGAAACCAAGGATGACGCCGAACTCCAATACAACATCGTCCGTGTCAACGGAAGTCGTTCCGTTTACGTGCCGCTTCTTCGGGAACCGGGTGAAAATACCATCCAGGTGGTCGATCGAATTCGTGAAGGTATTGCCAGTGAAATTCCCGCCATGAAGGCTCGGGGTGAAATTCCCGAAGTCACTCAGGTGGATCTGGTGAGTGACCAGTCTACCTATATCCGTTCTGCCATATCCAATTTGAAGTCTCAGGTTATCCTGGGAGCAATTCTGGTCGTGATCATCGTCGTCTTTTTTCTGCGCAAGCTGCGGGCATCTATTGCGATATTGCTCATGTTGCCTTTGTCGATTTTGATCGGCGTACTTGGATTCTTTTTTACTGGCGAAACAATCAACGTCATGACTCTCGGTGGACTCGCCTTAGCGGTTGGCACGGTTGTCGATGCGGGGATTGTGGTCGTGGAGAACATCATGCGCCATCGCGCAATGGGCAAAGATGCCATGACGGCTGCTGGTGATGGGACTCAGGAAGTTGCCGCTCCAGTGCTCGCGGGAACAATTACCACATTAGCTGTTTTTGTGCCGGCGATTTTCCTGTCGGGAATGATCAAGTTCCTATTCCTTCCCTTGTCTCTGGCGGCGGTTATTACCATTGCCGCATCTTACTTTATCGCCATGACGGTCGCGCCCACTTATTGCGCACGATTTCTGGGAAAGAATAAAAGTGAAGCCACAGGTCAATCGGATGATGCCGAATACAGCTCTCGTGGTTTCTACGCCGGCACCTTACACAAAGCCATGCGCGGAGGCTTTCTCACGGTTGCCGCGATTGTTGGTGCCACGGCCGGTTGTTTTCTTTTGATTCCGGCCCTTGGAAGTGAATTGTTTCCCGATGTGGATGCAGGCACGTTTGAAGTCCGCATCAAAACGATTCCGGGAACCCGTTTGGAAAAGACGGAGGAGTTGGTGGCGCAGATTGAGGATTCCATCAAAGAGACTATCGCTGAAGGAGAAGTACAGTCCATCATCTCCAATATCGGAATGCCGGTAGGGAAGGGTGCTGGATTTTCCACGATCCTCAGTTCCAACTCCGGACCCGACACAGCGTACATTATTGTCAATTTAGTTAACGAAAGTCGGTCTTCCAGCACCTTGGATTATGTCAAAGAGCTGCGGGCAAAATGGGCCAAAGAATTTCCTCAGGAAAAGTTCTTGTTTGTAACCGGTGGTATTGTAAATGCAGCCCTGAACGAAGGTGCACCAGCCCCAATCGATATCGAAATTAAAATGGGTTCACTCGATGCGGGTCGAGACGCTGCTGAAGCGATTGAAGCTGCGGTTCAGGGTATCCCTGGAGCCGTGGATATACAGATCGCTCAGATGCTCGATTATCCGCAGCTCGATATCGAAGTGGATCGGACGAAGGCGGCTTTTTACGGACTGACCCAGGAGGAGGTCGCAAAGAATGTTCTGACGGCCTATGGTTCCAGTGCCAGTATTCAATCGATGATTTGGGTCGATCCCAATTCGGGGACGGATTTCTTTATCGGGGTTCAGCTGGGCGATAACGAAGCGGATTCGTTGGATGAGTTGCGTAGCCTGCCTTTGCGTATTCAAACAGATGAAGGCCCGTCAACAATTCCACTTTCCAGTATCGCTACACTCAAACGCGTAAATATTCCTGGAGAAATTGCCCATGCCGATATTTCCAGAGTAAACAATGTCTACATCAATGTTGAAGACCGTGACCTTGGTTCTGTCGTGAAGGATGTTGAAAAACGGCTAAAGGATGTGGTGCTACCTCCGGGCGTAACCGTATCCTTACAGGGGCCGGTAATGATTATGCGTGAAGGCATTTCCAAATTAGGATTCGGACTCATTGTTGCTTGTTTGCTGGTTTTTCTTGTTCTGATGGCTCAGTTCAAATCTTTCGTGGATCCGTTGATCATTATGCTGGCGGTTCCCTTGGCTATGGCGGGCGCTATCCTGATGCTGTTTTTAACTGACACCAATCTGAATATTCAAAGCCTCATGGGTGCTCTCATGTTAATCGGTGTTGTTGTGAACAATAGTATCTTGTTGGTGGAGTTTGCGAACTTACAACTGCAACAAGGGAAAACTCCGTTTGAAGCCGCTTACATCGCCGCTCGAATTCGTCTGCGACCGATCATTATGACCTCGCTCACGTTGATCGCTTCACTGGCTCCATTTGCCTTTTCATTATTGCCCGGGAATGAGGCGATGGTTCCTCTGGCTCGGGCCGTTATCGGAGGTATGCTGGTCTCGGCGGTGTTAACGCTGGTGCTGATTCCCTGTGTCTTTGCTCTGATTAAAAAGACCCCTGCTTTGAACCTTCAATCGCAACCTGCACTTTAA
- a CDS encoding alpha/beta hydrolase-fold protein, producing the protein MILPQKFSPSFKRLIVILTLFSCLTPGVWSQRDQSFINWVHETPAAKDLPVPDYYLHKTFQSKSAGQKVGYCIYLPPDYAANYSKRYPVIYNLHGNGGNEWNRTQESTVLHEGILDGRWPPMIMVFPNGGKSTFYKNSYDGKLPIETMFIEELIPHIDKTYRTIATREGRCIEGFSMGGRGSTRLAMKYPEMFCSLFCQAGNVPRISEGFDPSSPNVYPNYYLGPNKQAYINDDAYLLLEKNLEQIKKMRILIACGTLDDGHIVTIRDFHQALLDNGVDHTYWEMEGLKHERSRFIKILSPILYDYHVESLRLAGSLK; encoded by the coding sequence ATGATTTTACCCCAAAAATTCTCCCCAAGCTTCAAACGATTAATCGTAATCCTAACACTTTTCAGTTGTTTAACTCCGGGTGTTTGGAGTCAGCGCGACCAATCGTTTATTAACTGGGTACATGAAACACCCGCTGCTAAAGATCTCCCAGTACCTGATTACTACCTGCACAAAACGTTTCAGTCCAAGTCCGCCGGACAGAAAGTAGGTTACTGCATTTATCTGCCTCCTGATTACGCTGCCAACTACAGCAAACGTTATCCGGTCATTTACAATCTTCACGGGAACGGCGGCAATGAATGGAACCGGACTCAGGAATCCACGGTGTTGCATGAAGGGATTTTGGATGGACGCTGGCCGCCAATGATCATGGTATTTCCGAACGGCGGGAAATCCACTTTCTACAAAAACTCCTACGACGGAAAGCTTCCGATTGAAACAATGTTCATCGAGGAGCTGATTCCGCACATCGATAAAACGTACCGGACGATCGCAACACGCGAAGGTCGCTGCATCGAAGGATTTTCCATGGGTGGTCGTGGATCAACCCGACTGGCAATGAAATACCCGGAGATGTTTTGCTCACTCTTTTGTCAGGCCGGAAATGTACCACGCATTTCTGAGGGTTTCGATCCGAGTTCTCCAAACGTCTATCCCAATTATTACCTGGGGCCAAACAAGCAGGCCTACATCAATGATGACGCATACCTGTTACTTGAAAAGAATCTGGAGCAAATAAAGAAGATGCGGATTTTGATAGCTTGCGGAACTTTAGACGACGGCCACATCGTAACGATCAGGGATTTCCACCAGGCGCTTCTGGACAATGGGGTAGACCATACCTATTGGGAAATGGAAGGGCTTAAACACGAACGCAGTCGGTTTATTAAAATCCTTTCCCCCATCCTCTATGATTACCACGTGGAATCACTCCGACTTGCCGGAAGCTTGAAATAG
- the obgE gene encoding GTPase ObgE has product MFIDEVVVTLVSGKGGDGCISFRREKYIPFGGPNGGDGGDGGHVVLLADENVGDLTAFRYTPIHKAKPGGQGRGSDQNGKRGPNKVLKVPLGTVVIDKNTGMHIKELLAHEEEFIICKGGSGGWGNTHFKSSVNQTPRRANPGTDGEQGEFKLVLKIIADIGLVGFPNAGKSSLTNLITRAHPTVADYPFTTLNPHIGIIEYKEEYRRLVLADIPGLISGASENRGLGHRFLRHIERCKLLCLIVDMAGIDGRDPADDYAELMVELENYDPALLEKPRLVVANKMDEDAASKNLKAFSKRHAVAVSPISCLSEEGIPELLRKFLDEVTLIQKAEAELEAEQLTAEAAD; this is encoded by the coding sequence ATGTTTATAGATGAGGTAGTCGTAACCCTGGTTTCGGGTAAAGGTGGAGACGGTTGTATCAGTTTTCGGAGAGAAAAATACATTCCTTTTGGAGGTCCCAATGGCGGGGATGGAGGCGATGGCGGCCATGTAGTGCTTCTGGCTGATGAGAATGTAGGCGACTTAACTGCCTTCCGCTATACGCCCATTCACAAGGCAAAGCCAGGTGGACAAGGTCGAGGATCGGATCAAAATGGGAAAAGAGGGCCAAACAAAGTACTAAAGGTTCCATTGGGCACAGTCGTCATCGATAAGAACACAGGTATGCACATCAAAGAGCTTCTGGCCCACGAAGAAGAATTTATTATCTGCAAAGGCGGTTCAGGAGGGTGGGGCAATACACATTTCAAGAGTTCGGTTAATCAAACGCCTCGACGAGCCAACCCTGGTACGGATGGAGAACAAGGTGAATTCAAGTTGGTCTTGAAAATCATAGCTGATATCGGCTTGGTCGGATTTCCCAACGCGGGGAAATCTTCACTGACCAACCTGATTACCCGGGCGCATCCGACGGTTGCCGACTATCCTTTTACTACCCTGAATCCACACATTGGTATCATTGAGTACAAGGAAGAATATCGACGACTGGTTTTGGCTGACATTCCCGGACTCATTTCAGGCGCTAGCGAAAATCGAGGTCTTGGCCACCGTTTCTTGCGACATATTGAACGTTGCAAGCTCTTATGTCTCATTGTCGATATGGCTGGCATAGATGGTCGAGATCCGGCCGACGATTATGCAGAGCTTATGGTCGAATTGGAGAACTACGATCCCGCATTATTGGAAAAACCAAGACTGGTTGTGGCTAACAAGATGGACGAAGACGCGGCCAGCAAAAACTTGAAAGCCTTTTCAAAAAGGCACGCAGTTGCTGTTTCACCAATTTCTTGTTTGAGTGAGGAAGGTATTCCGGAATTGCTTCGAAAATTCCTGGATGAAGTAACCTTGATTCAAAAAGCCGAAGCTGAGCTCGAGGCGGAACAACTGACTGCTGAAGCAGCTGACTAG
- a CDS encoding DNA alkylation repair protein: MSDLKTIQKHIRALANPVIAEHSKRFFKTGPGEYAEGDVCLGVRVPVVREMAKRFATTPLIEVFELLESEFHEERLLALIMMVNRCKKGTNEEHKLIYDHYLSHTHLVNNWDLVDCSAHYIVGGYLLNRNRGPLYQLAKSTLLWDRRISMVVTWILIRENDLADVVKLAEIHLTDTHDLIHKAVGWMLREMGKKDQTLETQFLDKHYQNMPRTMLRYAIEKYPEKDRQAYLKGMR; encoded by the coding sequence ATGAGTGACTTAAAAACCATCCAAAAACACATTCGAGCATTGGCGAATCCGGTCATCGCAGAACATTCGAAACGTTTTTTCAAAACCGGTCCGGGAGAATATGCGGAAGGAGATGTCTGTCTCGGCGTCCGTGTGCCCGTGGTCAGAGAAATGGCGAAACGATTTGCGACCACTCCCTTGATCGAAGTTTTCGAGCTACTGGAATCCGAGTTTCACGAAGAGCGTCTGTTGGCTCTCATCATGATGGTCAACCGTTGCAAAAAAGGAACAAACGAGGAACACAAACTCATTTACGATCATTATCTTAGCCATACCCATTTGGTAAACAATTGGGACCTGGTGGATTGTTCGGCCCACTATATTGTGGGAGGATATTTATTGAATCGCAACCGAGGGCCTCTCTACCAATTAGCGAAATCAACGTTATTGTGGGATCGAAGAATTTCGATGGTAGTGACCTGGATTCTCATTCGAGAAAACGATCTGGCGGATGTGGTAAAGCTGGCGGAAATTCACTTAACTGATACGCACGATCTGATACACAAGGCGGTAGGCTGGATGCTCCGCGAAATGGGCAAAAAGGATCAGACTCTTGAGACTCAATTTCTGGACAAGCATTATCAGAATATGCCGCGGACCATGTTGCGTTACGCCATAGAAAAATACCCGGAAAAAGATCGCCAAGCTTATCTCAAAGGAATGCGATGA
- a CDS encoding TolC family protein, with the protein MRTKTLTASLSLIGFIASSILTCSIQAEVMKIDLTSALRLAHEQNTELAIQLERVKQAELDQNMAWYQWLPTVRAGFSSSNQDGLLQNTNGSVIDVDRKASSRGFGLPTTGSGLAPQPGLALEIDLAEGIFRPLASKQKLQAARAEEAQARLNTTLKVSAAYYDLVQANRMLSIAEDSAKNASNLAKVTDDFAQAGEGLQADAERAAVESLIQMNKVETARVGTVSASVRLVQLLRLGEDVVLEPVDSMIVPIDLFPGEPQLDSLINKALSNRPELQRYSALVEFEEAQLNQKSWGLLFPKLGASYSDTSYKGRQSGSPASRESRNESTVALYWELENFGFTSWAKQQSQQSRLREAQARQVQAESDIVADVSLALSEFRAASKQVEFLKLAVDRARKSYELSQESIYAGQGLPLEALQAMKALEEVESLYLATSAKRNLSQLYLLVATGDEIEL; encoded by the coding sequence ATGAGAACAAAAACACTTACTGCTTCTCTTTCCCTAATCGGTTTCATCGCTTCGAGTATATTGACATGTTCAATACAGGCGGAGGTCATGAAGATTGATCTGACGAGTGCACTTCGTCTGGCACACGAACAAAACACCGAGCTCGCTATCCAATTGGAGCGCGTAAAGCAGGCCGAGCTTGACCAAAATATGGCTTGGTATCAGTGGTTGCCCACGGTTCGGGCAGGCTTTAGTTCTTCGAATCAGGATGGTCTGTTGCAAAACACAAACGGCTCCGTTATTGATGTGGACCGGAAGGCAAGTTCTCGTGGATTTGGTTTGCCCACCACAGGTTCCGGCTTGGCTCCACAACCTGGCCTGGCCTTGGAGATTGATTTGGCAGAAGGAATCTTTCGCCCTTTAGCATCCAAGCAAAAACTTCAGGCAGCGCGAGCTGAAGAGGCGCAAGCTCGCTTGAATACAACGCTCAAGGTCTCCGCTGCTTACTATGATTTGGTTCAGGCAAACCGCATGCTGAGTATTGCCGAAGATTCAGCTAAAAATGCCAGCAACCTGGCCAAAGTAACAGATGACTTTGCTCAGGCTGGTGAAGGATTACAGGCTGATGCTGAGCGGGCGGCTGTTGAATCGCTCATTCAAATGAACAAAGTCGAAACCGCTCGGGTTGGAACTGTTTCTGCCTCTGTGCGTTTGGTTCAACTTCTTCGCTTGGGTGAAGATGTGGTTCTTGAACCGGTCGACAGCATGATTGTTCCCATTGACCTGTTTCCCGGCGAACCTCAGCTCGATTCTCTAATCAATAAGGCTTTGTCAAATCGACCGGAGTTGCAACGGTACTCAGCCTTGGTTGAGTTTGAAGAAGCCCAGCTCAACCAGAAATCCTGGGGTCTCCTGTTTCCAAAACTCGGTGCCTCCTATTCGGATACCAGCTACAAGGGACGCCAATCCGGGTCTCCTGCATCTAGGGAAAGCAGAAACGAATCGACAGTGGCTCTTTATTGGGAGTTGGAGAACTTCGGCTTTACCAGTTGGGCGAAACAACAATCACAGCAATCTCGTCTTCGCGAGGCTCAAGCCCGTCAGGTGCAGGCCGAATCAGACATCGTTGCCGATGTCAGCTTGGCATTAAGCGAATTCCGTGCAGCGAGTAAACAGGTGGAATTTCTTAAACTAGCTGTCGACCGCGCGCGAAAGTCTTATGAACTTAGCCAGGAAAGTATCTATGCGGGTCAAGGTCTTCCACTGGAAGCCTTGCAAGCGATGAAAGCTCTGGAAGAAGTGGAGTCTCTTTACCTTGCAACTTCTGCGAAGAGAAATCTCAGCCAGCTGTATCTTTTAGTGGCTACCGGGGATGAGATAGAGCTTTAG